The Hyphomicrobium sp. 99 genome contains the following window.
GCCTTCTGGAGGCCGTGGGCACGATCGAGCTGCCGATCGAGCGCGTCACCCCCCGCGACCTCGACAAGCTTCTAGGCGCCGATACGGTGCACCAGGGAGCGGCGCTCGACGTCGAACCCCTCCCCGAACCCGATTGGCACGATCTTGCCGCATCGGCAGGCGGACGTCCGCTCATCGTCCTCGACCAGGTGACGGACCCCCACAACGTCGGCGCGATTTTGCGCTCGTCAGCTGTTTTCGGCGCAAGCGGTCTTGTCATGACGCGCCGGCACAGCCCGCCCCTCAACGGTGTTCTTGCCAAGTCTGCATCAGGAGCCCTCGAACTCGTTCCTGTCGCCCTCGTCGCCAATCTTTCGCGTGCCCTCGATGAACTGAAGGAGGCGGGCTTCGCCGTCGTTGGTCTCGACAGCGAAGGCGAACAAAGCATCGAAAGCCTCGATTGGTCGCAACCGACGGCTTTGGTGATGGGATCGGAAGGCAAGGGACTGCGCGAACTAACCCGCAAGACGTGCGATAGCCTCGCGCACATCACGACCGACGACACGCTCGCCAGCCTCAATGTGTCGAACGCGGCCGCGATCGCGCTTCACACGGCGCTGCTCGCACGAAAAAAATGAAGGCGAAAAATGAAAACGGCCGGCGCGTTCCCGCGCCAGCCGCTAAATCCTGATCCGGCGATTTCGATCAATCGCAGATGAGCGGACGTTCGCAGAGATATCGCCCGCCGCGGCAGACGGTATCGCCGAATTCGTTTTCAAAGCACCGGCGCCCTGACCAACGGCACTCTTCAGGGCCACGGTAGCAACGACCCTCGTCATAGCGCGAATAGTAGCGCGGACGGTCATGCGCTGCAGCAGCCGCGCCAAGAATGCCAAGGCCGATAATGCCCGCAGCAACACCAACGCCAACACCGGCGCCACGGCGCGCCTGCGCCTCTGGAGCGACAGCCATCATCATTGAACTCGCGACGGCAAGCGCCATCATCGCGTTGCCAAATCTTTTCATCATGGGTTGTATCCCCCTTAGCAAGAACTCGTACGCGTGCTCATCCCGCGAGCATGAGGATATTCTCAGAAGACCTATGAACATGTCCTGAATGCGAGCCCATCCCGCAGCGAAATCATAAAAAAGAAACGCCCGGCCATCTCAATGACCGAGCGCTATGAATTCCTGATCGGACTGAACGGCGTCCGCTTACCAATCGCCGCGGCGATGACCGCGATAGTGCAGGCGGTGCCACTCGACGTGGTGGTAGCGCCTGTTCGGCGCGCCCCACGACGCATAGTATGGCGGCAACGGCCCCTTATAGCGGCTGATGATCGGACCGCCCCACTCGCCGGAGTTGTAGTAGGGATACCAGCCGCGTGGATCGTAATAATACGAATAGTACTGCTCGAGCGCTTCGTTGTGGTGGTATGGGCGGACCCTGAGATCGGGACTGTCCAAACCAAACGCAGAGGCCCCGCCGCTCGGCGCTAAAGAAGCTGCCGCAAGCACGGCCAGCGCCATCAAGGACTTAAAGCGCATCGGTGAACTCCCTGGTCGTTCTGGATGAGTTTCGCGCACGCATGACACGAAAGCAGCAAGAATCGTTGCTCAGACTATCTTAAGAACGCTTGAATGCCATCCTGCGAACAACGGCCGAAGCCGAATTCAAACAGGCCGTTACATCTCTGCCAGTACCTTTGAGTCGTCATCGCGCATTGCGCCCCACCTTGGGCGAGATCAGCGTCAGCAAAATGATGTAGAGGTCGAAGCCGAGCGAGCAGTTGTCGATGTAATAGAGATCGTGATCGACACGTTGCCGCATCTGCTCCTCGGTACGCGTCTCGCCTCGGAAGCCATTCACCTGCGCCCATCCCGTGATGCCGGGCTTGACGTTGAGCCGCCGCGGATAGAGTTCGATCCGCCGCTCGAAGAAACGGTCATGCGCAACAGCGTGCGGACGCGGACCCACAAGAGACATTTCACCCTTGAGAACATTGATGAGTTGCGGCAGTTCGTCGAGAGACGTCCGCCGCAAGAAATTCCCGACGGCCGTGATGCGGCGATCATTCTCGGTCGCCTGAATGATGACGTCGCCATCGTCCAGCGACGACATGGTGCGGAATTTCCAAATGCGGAATTCCTCGGTGTTGTAGCCACGCCGGCGCTGCTTGAAGAACACCGGCCCGGGGCTATCGAGCTTTATGAGAAGAGCGATCGCCGCAAATAGCGGGCTGAGGATGAAGAGCGCTACTCCAGCGGCTACCATATCGAACCAACGCTTCGTGGCGGCCTCGAATGGGCCGAGCGGCGGTCTCGTCAAAGAGAGCGTCGCGGTTTGTCCGAACCGGGCGATGCGAGCGTCCTTGAACCTTCCGACCAAACCGCTCGTGCTCAAGTGCAAGGCAATCGGCAGAACATTGAAAGCATTGACCGCGCGCTCCAGAAACTCGCTGCGGTAAAGCGTGTTCGATATGACGATGTCTTCGACGCCGAGCATCCGGGCATTGGCGACGGCCGCGTCGAGCACAGCCTCGACTTCTTTTGGCTCCCCCGCAATTTGGGGAACAGCAGTCCTCGCAATGACCCAAAAGCCCGTTGAGCCGTCGTTGATTTCCTTCTCGAGCGAGGCGATATCGCGATCCGTCGCCACGATCATGACCTTGCGTCGGCGCACCCAACCGCGCGCCATGATGTAAGCCACGGCTCGGCTCAGCACAGCGTTGAGAGAGAGCACACCTGCAAGACCACACACGAAAAAGACGACCAGCCATCCGCGCGAGAATACGTGCGTGCTCTTTGTCAGAAAACCGATGACAGAAAGCCCAATGAAGACGAGACTCCACGTCAGAAAGACGCGGCCGGGGCTCCGCATCCCTTCCAACAAAACTCCGATGGCGTATTCGTCGCGAATGAGAAACGCCGAGGTGTAACCGAGCCCGGCGAGACTTCCGATCGCCGCATAGGTTTCGACGAACCCTTGCTCGCCGTAGACGAGCCAATGGTAAGTCATCCCGGTCGCGATCGCGATCAGAACGATGCTGACAAGCTCAATAAGGAATGCAGCCGCGCCAAAACTCGTTTGGGTCAAAGCAAAACGTGAGAACCTTACGATGTTCGGCGAAGCTAGTCTTCGGGCACTACCAAGCACGGATACGTCTTCCTCGTCAGAACGGCCAAGGCAAGCCAAGGCCATGCCTGCCCCCAGCAATGCATTTGCCGGGCCGCGAGGGTGCGACATGGGAGTCTTCGCGACACCCGACGAAATGACCTGACCCCGCCTGCAAGTTGCAGAGGCGCTCTCGCACAGCAAATCATCCGAAAAACTTGAGATTTGCCCGCCTCCGCCGGGCCGACGGTGCAAACCCGATCCCCGCTCGCCGAGAGATGCGGACGATCCTCACGTCTGCCCGGACGGCCCATGAACCGTTCCAAACCCTGCGGCACTCAACGTGCAATATCGGGACGATCGTCGACAAAAATGAAACAAATCGGTGCGGCGGCCAGCGCGGCCTCTTCCATTAAGGGCTCCGTGCCGCCTGTCTACCGCGAGGCATAGGACTTGCTCCGGCTCTGGCACGCGACAGCTGGATCAGAGAAGTCAAAGTGCAACAGAAAAATACCGCCGCGCTCGCATTGGCGGACCTGGAGTTACCCAACGCCACGCAAGAGCCGATCCCAGCCCTCGCCTACGTCGGCGGTTGGCCGATCAACACCGCGGATATGCAAACGGCGATCTCACGGATCATCGGCCGGGCCAAGGCACGAGAAGCCTTCACGGTTTTTACGTTGAACCTCGACCACCTCGTAAAACTTAGGAGCGACGAGCCGTTTCGCCGTGCTTACCGCAAGGCCGACATCGTCACGGCGGATGGCGCTCCTGTCGCCTGGCTCGCACGCTTGCAGGATCAAAGCGTCGTCCGCGCAACCGGTTCCGACATGCTTCTACCTATGCTTGACGCCGCCGCGGACGCCCGCCTGCCCGTTTTTCTTTTCGGATCTACGGAAGAGGTGCTGACGAAAGCCGCGCACGAAATTGGCAACGTCACCGATGGCCTTCTGAAGATCGCGGGAGTGCTGTCGCCGTCTCGCTCGTTTGATCCCGAAGGACCGGAGGCGGACCGCGCCATCGAGACCATCAAGCGGTCGGGAGCCCGTATCTGCATCGTCGCCCTCGGCGCACCGAAGCAGGAAATATTTGCCGAGCACGCCCGCGCGCGGGGCCTCCGCTGCGGAATGATCTGCTCGGGAGCGTCACTCGATTTCCTTGCCGGCGCTCAGATAAGGGCGCCCGGACTTTTCAGAAAACTCGGCCTTGAATGGCTGTGGCGCCTGGCAACGAACCCTCGCCGCCTTGCAAAGCGATATGCCGAATGCGCAATCACCCTCGCCCGTCTCCTCATCGCCGAAGTGGCGAGACGACACCTTCCGCAGCCAGAATCCCGGGCATGATTTGCCGGAGCATCATTTAATCGAAAATCAGTTCTGCCAAAGATCCGACAACGGCGGATGACGACTGTCGCCGCGACGGTTTCGCGGCCGGACATACATGATGGCCGCCGTTGGACACTCGGCCTTCAGTTTGAGCGCGGCCACGAGCGCATCGTCACCGTCGATTAGGACATGCCCCAGTCGTCCCTCGGACTTGAAACCCACGGCGAACTGCATGGCCTTGATCTCCTCTAGTCGACGTGACTGTACCACGTCTGGAGGAGCCTTCGCACTGTCGCTCTGCGCTGGCGGCGCGGCCAGGCGCAAAAGCTTGAATTCCTTCGGAAAGCTGGATCGCGCCTAGTCTGCGATCCCAAAGGGCAGCTTCCGTTGCCCCTTGGAATTCTTCATCGCTTGCAGGCCCGCGGGTGCGCGCTACTTCAGCGAAGCAGCACGCTCGCTCGCTGTCCCGAGCTTGAACGTCAATCGCGCCCTGACAATATCCAGGTCCGGATCAATGGTGCGACTCTCAATGGTGATGTGATCGACACTGTCGAAATCGATGTGCTGATACTCGACGCCGAGAATGATGTTTTGGGTCACACCCCAATCGAGCCCGCCGCCGATGTAGAAACCATCGTGGGTCGCTTTCGAAGCGTCATAAACTAGGCCCGTCTCTTTCTCTTGAGCTTGAGTGGTCACGCGGCCGTTGGCATAGCCGCCGGTCGCATAGAGAAGAACGTTGTTCCACGCGAAGCCCACACGCGGCCCGACTTCCCAGACACCTCGCAATTGAGCCTTGCAACTGAAATCGTTCGGGCAATCGGCCTTACTCCCCGATACCATGAAAAATATAATTGCCCTCAAGACCCGCAACGAGGCGGCCCCACTGACGTTGATATCCAATGTGGGCGCCACCGAGAACGCCGCTATAGCTCTTTGGGTTCGGATTGGTTGGATTACCCCCATCGTCATACACCCAACCGACATCTCCCCACCCGCCGCCAACGCTGCCACCCAAGTAGGCTCCCGACCAGTCATAGTTTGCAGTGCCTGATGCGACTGGTGTCGAAAAGCCACCTGCAGCCGCCGGCGTTACCCATGGGAGCGTGACGGAAACAACAGCTGCAACGAACACCGAAGCAGCTGAAACGATCTTGTACATATTCTTTCTCAATCCCCTGAGCATTTGGCCCGGATTGAACACGATTCAAATGATTCGTGAAGATGGAGGATCAAGGCTCGCCACCGTCATATGTGCGTCCCCATGTAGGCGCGCGAAACGTAGACGATCGAAGCTCGAACGATTAGCTAACGGGCCAGGTTCAAAACGGAACCTGACCTAACTCGGCGCGTTAATGCGCGGTTGGTTATTTCAAAACCGGGAGGATAACTTTTGGGTATAAAAAGCATCGCACTGTGCGCCGTAGCTGTGTCGATCATTTCGGCATCGTCTGCTTCGGCAATCACAGTGGGCGCGCCTGCGCATGACGCAGCGTCAACTGCGATCCAGCAAATCGATTACAGGAACGATCACCGGAACGATCGCGGTAGGAAGCCGAATTTCCACAAGCGGCACGACAGACGTCCGCCCAATGGCTGGCATCGCTATGATCGCCGCCCCGGTGACTGGGGCCGTCGCGGTTGCATGGCAATCGGCCCGGTCTGGTGGTGCCCGTAACAGGCCGCTTCTAATTGGAAGCCATAAGAAGCAGAGAGCAATCTCTGCTTCTTTTTTTGACTGGAATACTCCATCTTCCGAGATGGCGGCAGCACCGCTTGCACACCACCCGCCGCGTCTTGTATCAAGCGCTTGGCGCGTGAGCTGGTGACACCTGACAAATTGCGCAGCAAAAACGTTGGACTCTTCGGGGTCAACGACGTAAATCACTGATTTCCTTCGGCAAGCCGGCTTAGCACAGTGGTAGTGCACCTGATTTGTAATCAGGGGGTCGTAGGTTCAAATCCTACAGCCGGCACCAATTGAGATTAGGCACTTGGTGCCACTCTGAAATCTCATTCTGACCCTCCTGCAGAAAGCCTGGCTGGTCACCGAGCCGAGCAGTAACATCCCGGCGGGGAGCCTTGGGGGACCGCAGCAACGTCGCGCAATCTTCTTCCGGGAAGCGTCTCATGACCCGAGCACCATTTCCCCCTTCTCATCTGCGATTGAAACGCGCCTACGAACCGGCCGCCACCGACGACGGCGTACGGATACTGGTCGATCGGCTTTGGCCCCGCGGGGTGAGCAAAGAGAAGGCTGCACTCGATGAGTGGGAGAAAGACATCGCGCCGAGCACCGAGCTGCGGCAATGGTTCGGCCACGATCCGGCGCGCTGGCCGGAGTTCAAGCGCCGCTATCGCGACGAACTTCGGCAACACACCGACATCCTGAAGCGCATTCGCGCGCTGACCAAGACGCATACGGTCACCCTCGTCTACAGCGCTCATGACGAGGAACACAACGATGCCGTCGTCCTAAAGGACGTCCTGTTGAAAAAGCGGGAATAAAAAATTCGACGATCTCACATCGAACCCTCGGATACATCGCACGAAGGGTTAGGATAGAAGTATGCCCTCGAGAACGATTGTCCAGGCCAAGATCTCGACGCCGAACAACACAAACGCCCTCGATGCGTTGGTGAGATCTATCCGCGCGTGCCGGGTCTGCCGAGACGATCCCCGCTATGGCAAGCCATTGGACCACGCGCCGCGGCCAATCCTTCAAGTCTCGGAGACGGCGCGCATCTGCATCGCCAGCCAGGCGCCTGGGACCCGCGCACATAAATCGGGCCGCCCGTTCGACGATCCGTCGGGAATCCGGTTGAGGCAGTGGCTAGGCCTCGATGAGGCTGCGTTCTACGATTCCCGCAACGTGGCGATCGTCCCAATGGGTTTCTGCTTTCCGGGATTGACGCCCGGCGGCAGTGACCTGCCACCCCGCCGGGAGTGTGCGGAGATCTGGCAAACAAAGTTGTTTACTCACCTGCCGAATGTGAAGCTGCTCTTGATTATCGGCAGCCACGCGCAACGTTGGCATTTCGGACCGGACGCCGCGCAGCAGGGCGTCAATAAGATGGTGCAGCGATGGCGCGAGGTTTACGACGCCGATTTATCGTTGCGGAGATTTCCGCTGCCCCATCCGTCGTGGCACAACAACAGATGGCTTCAACGCAATCCATGGTTCGAGACCGACCTGCTTCCGGTACTGCGCGCAGATGTCCGCCGGCTGTCCTGATTGAGAGCCGGCGGAAAACGGCGCCTCGCGGCCATCGTGCCAGGTTACTTGGTCACCAGGCCTTTCTTGCAGCCGGCCTTAAACTCTTCCCAGTTGATCGCCCCGTCGTGGTCGACATCGACCTGGTCGAAACTCGCGATGAAGGGTTTTGCCTTGTCGGGCTTGAGGTCAGCACCTCCCGCTTCCTTCCAAGCAGCCGC
Protein-coding sequences here:
- the rlmB gene encoding 23S rRNA (guanosine(2251)-2'-O)-methyltransferase RlmB, with translation MFGLHAVEAALKNPARKVLRVLLTENAERRLLEAVGTIELPIERVTPRDLDKLLGADTVHQGAALDVEPLPEPDWHDLAASAGGRPLIVLDQVTDPHNVGAILRSSAVFGASGLVMTRRHSPPLNGVLAKSASGALELVPVALVANLSRALDELKEAGFAVVGLDSEGEQSIESLDWSQPTALVMGSEGKGLRELTRKTCDSLAHITTDDTLASLNVSNAAAIALHTALLARKK
- a CDS encoding exopolysaccharide biosynthesis polyprenyl glycosylphosphotransferase, which encodes MSHPRGPANALLGAGMALACLGRSDEEDVSVLGSARRLASPNIVRFSRFALTQTSFGAAAFLIELVSIVLIAIATGMTYHWLVYGEQGFVETYAAIGSLAGLGYTSAFLIRDEYAIGVLLEGMRSPGRVFLTWSLVFIGLSVIGFLTKSTHVFSRGWLVVFFVCGLAGVLSLNAVLSRAVAYIMARGWVRRRKVMIVATDRDIASLEKEINDGSTGFWVIARTAVPQIAGEPKEVEAVLDAAVANARMLGVEDIVISNTLYRSEFLERAVNAFNVLPIALHLSTSGLVGRFKDARIARFGQTATLSLTRPPLGPFEAATKRWFDMVAAGVALFILSPLFAAIALLIKLDSPGPVFFKQRRRGYNTEEFRIWKFRTMSSLDDGDVIIQATENDRRITAVGNFLRRTSLDELPQLINVLKGEMSLVGPRPHAVAHDRFFERRIELYPRRLNVKPGITGWAQVNGFRGETRTEEQMRQRVDHDLYYIDNCSLGFDLYIILLTLISPKVGRNAR
- a CDS encoding WecB/TagA/CpsF family glycosyltransferase, with the translated sequence MQQKNTAALALADLELPNATQEPIPALAYVGGWPINTADMQTAISRIIGRAKAREAFTVFTLNLDHLVKLRSDEPFRRAYRKADIVTADGAPVAWLARLQDQSVVRATGSDMLLPMLDAAADARLPVFLFGSTEEVLTKAAHEIGNVTDGLLKIAGVLSPSRSFDPEGPEADRAIETIKRSGARICIVALGAPKQEIFAEHARARGLRCGMICSGASLDFLAGAQIRAPGLFRKLGLEWLWRLATNPRRLAKRYAECAITLARLLIAEVARRHLPQPESRA
- a CDS encoding outer membrane protein, with amino-acid sequence MRGVWEVGPRVGFAWNNVLLYATGGYANGRVTTQAQEKETGLVYDASKATHDGFYIGGGLDWGVTQNIILGVEYQHIDFDSVDHITIESRTIDPDLDIVRARLTFKLGTASERAASLK
- a CDS encoding DUF488 domain-containing protein, translated to MTRAPFPPSHLRLKRAYEPAATDDGVRILVDRLWPRGVSKEKAALDEWEKDIAPSTELRQWFGHDPARWPEFKRRYRDELRQHTDILKRIRALTKTHTVTLVYSAHDEEHNDAVVLKDVLLKKRE
- a CDS encoding EF-hand domain-containing protein, with the translated sequence MRRSLIIWSLALLPFAVAVNAQANPATPLNDDDCAAAWKEAGGADLKPDKAKPFIASFDQVDVDHDGAINWEEFKAGCKKGLVTK